AACCCTGTGGTCGGCTCATCCAAAATATAGATCGTCTTGCCCGTGCTGCGCCGGCTAAGTTCAGTGGCCAGTTTAATCCGCTGCGCCTCACCACCGGACAGGGTAGTCGCCGGCTGACCGAGCCGGATATAACCCAGCCCTACATCCTGCAGCGTTTGCATCTTCCGTAAAATTCGGGGAACAGCCTGGAAAAATTCAACCGCCTCATCCACCGTCATATCGAGGATTTCCGCAATGCTCTTCCCTTTATATTTTACTTCCAGGGTCTCACGATTATAGCGGGCTCCCCGGCAAACCTCACAAGGAACATAGACATCCGGGAGAAAGTGCATCTCAATCTTGATGATGCCATCCCCTTTACAAGCTTCACAGCGCCCGCCCTTGACATTGAAACTAAAGCGCCCGGTAGCGTAACCACGCATTTTAGCCTCGGGAGTATGGGAGAAAAGTTCACGAATATAATCAAATACTCCGGTGTAAGTGGCAGGATTGGAACGGGGTGACCGGCCGATCGGGGATTGGTCGATATCTATGACCTTATCCAGATGCTCCAGACCTTCAACAACCTTATGGAGTCCGGCGCGCAGCTTGGTGGCTTTATTAAGCTTGGTGGCCAAGGTCTTATAAACAATCTCATTAACCAAGGTGCTTTTTCCCGAACCTGATACACCTGTGACCACATTGAAAACCCCAAGGGGAATGCGGACATTGATGTTCTTCAGATTATTTTCCCGGGCTCCTTTAACCTCCAGCCATTTGCCGTTGAGCTTTCTTCTTTCCGCAGGAACAGGAATTCTCCGGGTGCCATTCAAATATTGCCCGGTGATGGACTCCGCATTGGCTTTGATCTCCTCGATCTTTCCCTCGGCAATAATCTTCCCGCCATGGGCTCCCGCTCCCGGACCGATATCGATGATATGATCCGCAGTCAGCATAGTATCCTCATCATGCTCAACCACCAGCAAAGTATTGCCTAAATCCCGCAAATGCTTTAAAGCCGTCAGGAGCTTTTCATTGTCTCTCTGATGCAAGCCGATGCTGGGCTCATCCAGGACATAGAGAACCCCTGTCAAACTGGAACCAATCTGAGTGGCCAGCCGAATCCGCTGCGCTTCCCCGCCGGAGAGGGTCCCCGCCGCCCGATGCAGGGTAAGATAATCCAGCCCTACATTGACTAAGAAGCCCAGGCGTTCCCGAACCTCCTTGAGAATCTGCCGGGCGATGGTCTGCTCTTTTTCACTAAGCTGCAATTGGGTGATAAACTCCAACGCTTCCGTAATCGGCAAGCGGGTATAATCATCGATGGATAGTTCCCCTACAGTCACCGCTAAAGCCTCCGGCTTGAGGCGCTTTCCTTTGCATGCAGGGCAATCATGCTCACTCATAAAGTTTTCGATTTCAGTTCGGACATAATCGGAAGTGGATTCCTTGTAGCGCCGCTCAAAAAAGGGAATAAGCCCCTCAAAAGGTCCTGAATGAATTTTCGGCTTCTCGTCAAAGAAACTCATAAACGTGTATTTTATGGGCTTTTCAATGCCGTAAAGCAGGCCCTTCCATTGCTCCTCAGAGAGTTCTGCCAAGGGGGTATCCATGGTAAAACCAAGGGCTTCACTGACCGCCGCCATCATGGCCGGATAGTAGCTGGATTGGGATTTGGCCCAGGGCACAATAGCTCCTTCACCGAGACTCAGATTCTTATTGGGAATGATCAGGTCTATATCCACTTCCAGATTCGCCCCTAAGCCTGTGCAATCAGGGCAGGCTCCATAAGGGCTGTTAAAGGAGAAAAGCCGGGGTGAAATCTCTTCAAGGGCTATGCCGCAGTCCGGGCAGGCAAAGTTTTCACTGAACAGGATTTCCGTATTATCAATAATGTCCACAAGGACATTTCCTTCCCCCAGCTTCAAAGCCGTCTCCAGGGAGTCGGCCAAACGGACCGCACTATCAGGTTTTAAAGCAATACGGTCCACCACAACTTCGATGGAGTGTTTCTTATTTTTTACTAATTTAATCTCTTCGCTTAAATCCCGATTTTCACCATCCACCCTTACCCGCACATATCCCGCCTTGCGGGCATCCTCAAGCACTTTGACATGCTCACCTTTTTTCCCTTTGACTAAGGGGGCAAGAATTTGCAGCTTGGTGCGTTCCGGGTAGACCATAATCTGATCCACCATTTGCTGTACCGTTTGCTGACTGATTTCTCTGCCGCATTGGGGGCAATGGGGGTGGCCGACCCGGGCATAAAGAAGACGCAGATAATCATAGACTTCCGTCACCGTTCCCACTGTAGAGCGGGGGTTACGGTTGGTCGTTTTCTGATCAATGGAGATAGCCGGCGACAGCCCTTCGATATAATCCACATCCGGCTTGTCCATTTGCCCAAGAAACATACGGGCATAGGCAGACAGAGATTCTACATAGCGGCGTTGACCTTCAGCGTAAATGGTGTCAAAAGCCAGCGAGGATTTTCCAGAGCCGGATAAGCCGGTGACAACCACCAGCTGGTCTCTGGGGATATCCACATTGATATTTTTCAAGTTATGGGCGCGGGCGCCGCGGACTTTGATAAAGTTCTGGGTCATAGGGGGCCTCCTCGGTAAAAATTAGATTGTTAGCAAGTGGTCTTTTAGCATTGTTTATCAGCGTTGTTTATAGGTACAGTCTCCAGGATTTTGTTTGCCTCGTTCACTCCATAAGCTGCGCGGAGCAATCTAATCGCTCAAGACCTCCGCTCCGTCGGGACGCCGCCCAAATCGCTCCTCGAAAGCACTGCTTTCGCACTTGTTATCAATGGGCGGTTGGAAACGTCCTGTTTCCAACCCGACTCCGCTACGGTCTTTTCGCGAAGATTGCTTACCTGCTCGCTTAAATCCGGTCTCTGCTGCAAATCAAAATCCTTGGGCAGTTTCTGAAGCTCCTTTAAGAACAGCTTTGAAGAAAGGGGATAGCTGCCCTTGGTTCAAGAGTGAATCAATCTAAACTTCTAGACAGCATTACTGCTTTTAAGAATAGCCATAACATCGATACATAAAAAAATACCCAAGTACTTTAAGATGCTGCCCAAGGATTTTGCGTTACAATAGTGAAGCGACTTCAAAGCGAGCAGGATGCCAAGCTTCGCGAAAGCTAGCAGCGGAAATGGGTTGGGAACAGGACGTTCCCAACCGGCTACGGATAACAAGTGCGAAAGCAGTGCTTTCGAGGAGCGACTTAGCCGGGGACCCGTTGGAGCGGAGAGCTTGAGCGTTAGTTTGGCACCGCGCAGCTTTTTGAGCGAACGGTGTAACGCAAAATCTGGAGAGAATTCTTTTGTTCATCTTAGAAAGGGAACTATCCGCCCCGCTTCCTGGGCGCACTCTTGCGCACTGCCGGAGCCGCCGCCTCTCGCTTGCGGGCACGGCCCTGGGTGGGCCGCTTATACTTATTCTCTTCCCCCTTGAGCTCGATCATGGCATCACGGATCTCCGCTGCCCGTTCGAAGTCCATATCTTTGGCGGCTAAGCGCATTTCTTGTTCCAGACTTTTAAGCAGCTCAGCCAATTCCTCAGCCGGCATTTTTGAGCCGTAGGCTGCTTTCTTTTCCGCCACCTTAGTGGCTTCAGGAATTTCGTAGATTTTCTTGCGAATGGTCTGGGGGGTAATCCCGTGCTTTTCATTATGGGCTTCCTGGATGGCCCGGCGGCGGTTGGTTTCACCGATGGCCACTTCCATGGAGCGGGTCATTTGGTCCGCATACATGATGACTTTTCCCTGGGCATTCCGGGCGGCGCGGCCAATGGTCTGAATCAGGGAACGCTCGGCACGAAGAAAGCCCTCCTTGTCCGCGTCGAGAATAGCCACCAAGGAAACCTCGGGAAGATCCAAGCCCTCCCGGAGCAGATTGATGCCCACGATGACATCGATATCTCCCAAACGCAATTCCCGCAGAATCTCCACCCGCTCCAAGGTCGTAATATCGGAGTGGAGATATTTAACGGCCATATTGAGATTTTTCAAGTAATCTGTTAAATCTTCCGCCATCTTTTTGGTCAGGGTGGTGACGAGCACCCGTTCATCCCGGGCAATCCTTTGATTGATTTCCCCGATCAGATCATCGATCTGACCCTTGGTGGGCCGGACAGAAATCTCCGGATCCAAAAGCCCGGTAGGGCGGATAATTTGCTCCACAATCTGAGGGCAATGTTCCAGCTCATAGGGACCGGGTGTGGCACTGATATAGACCCGTTGAGGAACCATTGTTTCAAATTCAGCGAATTTCAAGGGGCGGTTGTCCAAAGCAGAAGGAAGCCGGAATCCGTAGTCTACCAGAGTGGTTTTACGGGAACGGTCCCCTTCGTACATCCCCCGGACCTGTGGCAGCGTGACATGGGATTCGTCGATCATCATCAAGTAATCTTCAGGGAAAAAGTGCAAAAGGGTATAAGGAGTTTCTCCGGCCTCCCGGAAGGTTAAATGGCGGGAATAGTTTTCGACGCCGTTGCAAAATCCCATTTCCCTCAGCATCTCCAGATCATAGCGGGTTCTCTGCTCCAAACGCTGAGCTTCCAAAAGTTTGTCTTCATCCTTAAACCGTTTGAGCTGCTCTTCCAATTCCTTTTCAATATTCTCAGCAGCTACCAGTACTTTATCCCGTGCCGTGACATAGTGAGAATTCGGGAAAATAGAGACATGACGGCGTTCTCCCAAAATTTCACCGGTAAGGACATTGATCTCGTAGATATGTTCGATTTCGTCCCCGAACATTTCGATCCGAACAGCATGCTCACTGGAGCCGGCGGGATGGACTTCGACCACATCTCCCCGGACGCGGAAAGTTCCCCTTTCAAAAGCCAGATCATTGCGATCGTACTGAATGGAGATGAGCTTTTTAAGAATGTCATTGCGGTCAATTTCCTGCCCCTGCCGCAAGGAAACCATCAAATCCCGGTATTCCTCAGGTGAACCCAAACCATAAATACAGGACACACTGGCCACCACAATCACATCACGCCGTTCGAATAAGGCCGCCGTAGCGGAGTGGCGCATTTTATCGATCTCATCATTGATCGAAGAATCCTTTTCTATATAGGTATCGCTGGAAGGAACATAGGCTTCCGGCTGATAATAATCATAATAACTGACGAAATATTCCACTGCATTTTCCGGGAAAAATTCCTTGAACTCAGTGTAAAGCTGAGCTGCCAAGGTCTTATTATGGGCGAGAATCAGAGTGGGCCGTTGAACTTTTTCAATGATGTTGGCCATGGTAAAGGTTTTTCCCGAACCTGTCACCCCCAGCAGGGTTTGATGACGCCTGCCGGAATGTATACTTTCGACCAGAGCGTCAATGGCCTGAGGCTGATCCCCGGAAGGCTTGTAGGGAGCGCGTAAACAGAACTCCATGGGGTGCTCCAATCTCCTTTCTCTTCTAAAATCCTGGTTTATTTTCTGGTTTATTTCTTGTTCCAGTCTTCAAATCATTCTAAGCAAGATTATACCACTTCTCTCTAAGAAACAAAACAAAAAAGCCGAACATATTTTCGGCTTTTCGCTGTTTTTTACTGGTAATTTTAAGAAGTCTGTTCCTCTATTCCCCTTGCTTGGCTTGATCTGAGCTATTCCCACCTTGCTGCTTATCTTGCCCTTCCCCCTGCTGCCCTTGTCCTCCTTGTTGCTGCTGTTGTTGCTGTTGCTGCTGTTCTTTCAGGAGCATTTCCGGAGGGATGGTGCGAACTTGATCATTGGCATTTTTCTCTGTTCCTAAAACATTGCCCTTTTCATCCAGATATTCGCGGAGAATTTCTGTATGAACTTTTTCAGTCACTTTGCTTACTCCTTCAGGCATAACTCCCTGTCCTCCGCTCTGCCCCTGAGCTGAGGAAGAGCCTTCCTGGTTCTTTTCTTTGGACTCCCCATCTTTCCCTTCACCGCTCTGCCCTTTTCCACTATTGCCATTGCTGCTTTTTTCCGTGCTCTTTTGCTTCCCTTGGCTTTCAGAGCCCTTCGCCTGAGACTCCGACTTTTTCTTTTCCATTTCTTTTTGAGCTTCGGCTGCTTTAGCATAGCTTTTCTGAATAAGGGCGAGATTTTCTGTTGTCACCGTTTTGACCGGAATGATCTTCGCCGCCACTTCACCTTGATCGCCGGTAATGGATTGAGTTATGTCTACGGACTGCTTATCCATTAATTTTTGCGCCCATTGAAAGGCATTAACACCTTGAACATAGGGTGATGTATCAATATCTGCGATTTGACTGCCTGCAGCAATCCTTTGCAAGGATTTGGAGTTAGCTTGTCCTCCCATAAGCTGAACTTTATCGGTAAGCTGCATGGATCTGAGCAGTTCATAAGCCAAGGCAAGGAGCTTCTCATTCTTAGCGCAGATGGCCTTCACTTGGCCGGGGTTCTTCTGCAAATGTTCCATAAGGCTTTGCATGGCTATGGTTTCCGACTCCGGAGGATTGGTAATGCTATGTACCGTTATTTTGGGATTCTTAGCCAGCTCTTGCTTAAAGGCCGCTACATTCATTTGAGCGACGGCATCTTCTGCTTCCCCCTGCAGGTATACGACCTGCCCTTCAGAAACCTTTCCTTGAATTTGCTGAGCCATCAGCTTACCTGCTTGATCCGGATCAGGCAGGATGACTCCCTTGGCTTTCACTCCAGGCGGCAGCCCGTTTAACGCCAGAATAGGTATATCTCCCTTTTCCGCTTCCTTTAAAAAGGACTGCTCCCCAGCTTGAACGATGAGAACTTTGGCATCCTTAAGAGCGTTGGCATCGCCTTCTTCTTTTGACGTCAAAACCTTAACTTCCAATTCTTCTTTTTCAGCCAACTCCTGAATGCCGAGCAGAAACATATCTTTGTTGGGATCATCCTGGTTCAAAGCCACCGCTATTATTTTTTTCTCTTCTTGCTGAGAGGATTTACTCGAGGTTTTCTCCTTGCTCCCCATTAAGCCGCCCAAAAGAGATTGCATGTTACAGCCGGTTAAGGCCATACTTAGAAGTAACACGATGATCATGGAAAGCACTTTTTTCATGGAACACGCTCCTTTCCAGGGTCGATCCACTTTATGAACACCTTGTGTTTTGCACTATCAAAAAAGCACCGTTTTTGGTGCTTATCATGAGTATATCTAGTCTTCCCTTGATTGTATGAAATATGAAAGGCAACTGCTGTCAATCAATGGTATGACCTTTTTTGTCCATATCTCTTAAAATAGAGTTTAATAAATCCGTCTTCATGCTATCGACTTGATCAAAGTCAACCGTTTTTGTATAAACAGCTTTAAGTTTATCTCTCAGCCTCTGGGTGTCCAGCAGAGCTTCTTTAAGATCATTACTAAAAGGACATCCTAATCCTTGTTCCTCCAGATGCTCCGGATTCCCTTGCCAAATGGCCAGATTTCTTTCTGGAAAGACAATGCCTAAAATTTCATCAGGGTAAAGTGGATGTAAAACAATATCAATAACCTGCCCCAGCTGTTCCGCTTCTTGCAACACCCATTCCATGGCTTCATGAGCCTCTTCCCCATCGAAACGAATCTGGTCATAGTCCGTCAAGAAGTAAGGAGCCAGGTTCAACCAGCCCTCCGGATTGATTCCATGAAGAAAAAAGGATTGAACAGCGCTCTTCTTGATCTTTTTCAAAGCGTCCTGAGCCTTGCTCCAAGGACCTTTTGCTTCTTTAAATAAATCTGAGGCATAAAGTTTGGGCAGCCAGGGCCTGCCCTCATCAGCCTTGGCATAAAACCGCTCGCGAATTCTTCCTCCAAATTCCTCAGCTAGAATTTCACCTATTCTTTGTTGGCCGCGTTTGATCTTCTCTTCAAAATCAAGAACTCCCAGCCTTTGTTGATCAAGCTTTCCCTGATTGCAGTATTTAGAGAAATCAATAAAGTGCTCAATCACCCCTGGTGCACGCCAATGCAGGGGAGCAATCTCATAGTGATCAAGGATCGCCCAGTTGAAGCGGCGAATCAGCACCCCCGCCATCGAGTCCGGGTCCCGGGCAGAACGGAGAAAATCAATCTCATACCCGCGATCAAGGAGATCCAGCCCAATCATCTTAATTGTGGTGGATTTACCTGTGCCCGGTCCTCCAATCAGGACATAAGTACGTTCCCATTCTGACATCATATTGGGTAGAAGTGATATATAGCCGCGATTGGTAATCCCCTCTGCAAAGTAATGCCGTCCACTGGGTTTATTCCCCATGTCCTTTCCCCCTTGAAATTTGCTTGCTGTGTAGTGTATGCACAAGGAGGGTCAGGGGTCACAGGATTTGCTGAAAAAGCAAAAACGGGACAGCGCGCTGTCCCGTTGCCATTATTTGATCTGTTGGCGAAGCACCTTAAGAGCTTCCGTTAGCTGGGTATCAAAGGTTTTCGTAGTAGGAGAAAGAGTCGCTTCTTCTCCATCCTTCAGCTTCACTTCCACATCAGGCTCGATGCCCTTTTTATGGATATCGATCTTATTCGGCGTCAAATACTTGGCGGTGGTCAGCTTTACGCTGGTCCCCCTATCTAATTGATAAATCGTCTGCACGATTCCTTTACCGAAGGTCTTGGTCCCCACCAGGGTGCCTGTTCCCCGATCTTTGATCGCCCCGGAAACAATTTCAGCTGCGGAGGCGCTTTCCTCATTGACTAAAACCACAAAGGGAATGCCTAAATAATTGCCTTCCGAAGCCTTGGTTACAGCATTGCCTCCTTTATCCACAATATAGACAATGGGGCCGGGCTGAACAAAATAACTGGCTACTCCTACAGCAGATTCTAATTCCCCGCCATGATTATAGCGCAAATCCAAGATCATCCCTTTGTATTTGCTGATATCCATATTGCGCAGAACTTCATTGAGTTCAAGAGCTGTATGGGAGGAGAACTGGGAAATTCCGATATAAGCTATATCCGTATTTCCCGGCAGCGCCAATCCTTCCACCGTGGGTACTGCGATATTTTCCCGGGTTAAAGGAACGGTCACATTCTGCTTAATGCTTTCCCGATAAACCACCAGAGTCACCTTGGTCCCTGGGTTCCCGCGCATTAGGGACACGGCTTTTTCCTGGTCGATGGTGGTGGCGTCCACTTCATCGATCTTAATAATCACATCCCCAGGCTGTAGTCCGGCTTTAGCAGCCGGAGTGTTTTTAATGGGTCTCAGGACCACAAGTTTTTGAGGATCTTTCAGACTTAAAATGATCCCCACGCCGCCGAATTTCCCTTCGATTTGTTGCATAAGCTCTTCATTCTCTTGAGCATTCATGTAACTTGAATAAGGATCGCCCAAAGAATCGACAATTCCTTTAGTGGCACCTTCGATCAGGGTGTCTACAGACACTTCCTCCAAATAATCACTTTCAACAAGCTTGACTACTCTTGCCAAGCGTCCTAAATGATCCAGGTTGGTTACAATGAACCCCCCGACAACCACCGTAAAAATCAAACACCCTATGGCAAGAACCCATCCCAGGTTTTTTAAATACTCTTTCCAACGACTCTCCTGCAAATCCATATCCCCTTCTCATTACCGTGACTCATCTCTTGATCTTTGATAGGAGATAAGTGGCGGGCTTTCCTTATTTTTTCTTTATTATATGCCTATCCACTCCAGGACATACTTATTTCATAGTAAACCAGGTTTTGCATTTGTCGCTTCATAGAATACATAAGAATGCAAAGCCTTTGGTTGCCCTTGTGCTTCCGCAGACTCATTCTTGCTATTTAGCGAAAAAATTGCATGGGATCCGTAGTTTCCCCATTGATACGCACTTCAAAGTGAAGATGGGGTCCTGTACTCCAGCCTGTTGAGCCCACATAGGATATCAGATCACCGGCCTGCACCATATCTCCTACTTTAGCGGCCAGCTTGGAATTGTGGCCATATAGGGTGGTATATCCGCCCCCATGATCCACGATCACAGCGTTTCCGTAAGCTCCATACCAGCCGGCCATAATAACTTCCCCGTTCCCCGCCGCCAAAACCTTGGTTCCGGTGGGTGCCGGTAAATCCACCCCGGTATGCAAGCTTTTCTGCTTCGTTATGGGATGAATCCGCCAGCCATAAGCACTGCTGATTTCATAATATCCCGGTAACGGATAAGTGCTGATAGTTCCATGGACCACGCCGGAATTGCTGGTTAATTTGCGAATTTTTTCAGCAATGGCGTTAGAGTCGGCTTCCATTTGTGCGATTTGCTCAAAGATATCATTCTGAGCTTTTTTGTTGGAGTCAAGGGCTACCTGATGCTCCTTCTTCTTGGCATCCAGTTCCTTTTTGGCCTGCTCCGCCTCAGCCTTCAGCTTGGCAGCCTCATCCCGGTGGGCTTCCAGCACTTTCGTTTCTTCTTCGATTCTGGCTTTTTCCAGACCGATATCCGCAAGGATCTTTTGATCATTATCAACCAGGCGGTTAAAGTATTCCAGGCGGGTAATAAAATCACTGAGGTTTTCTGCTTCAAAAAGGATTTCCAGATAGCTGACTTGACCAATCTGATAGATTTCTTTGACCCGATTCCGCAAAACCTCCTGGCGCTTGGCCAGGTCTTCCTCGCGCTGCTTGAGCTCCTGCTCGGATTGGTTCACAGCTTCCACCGCCTGATTATAGGCGATCTGTTTCTCACTCAAGCTATTCGAGGCTACTGTGATCTGAGTTGCTAAATTCTTAATCTGATTTTGCAGTTTATCGGCTGAATACGTCAGGTTGTTTAACTGATTGCGGGCCTGTTCCCCTTTCTTTTGCAGATCCCTTTGTTCTTTTATGGCATCCTCTAATTCTCCAGCTTGAAGTGGAATGACAGAACCTGCCAGCAATACTGTTGTGAGCAAAAGGGCTATGAGCCCCCTTCTCTTGGTCATGTTTTTCCCCTCCTTCATTGTTAAACTTTTAAGAAGCGCCTTAAGGAGATCACGCTTCCTGCTGCACCTATTCCCATCCCTAACAGGACGATAGAACCCAGAACCTTACCGATGAGTTCCGTTTCATTAACTACGGGCATAAAAGCCAGGGTGGTTTGAATGTAATCTGCCAGCCAATCATAGCCAAATCCCACCAGCAGGATGGCCAGCAGACCTCCAACCAATCCCAGGAACATCCCCTCCAAAATAAAAGGCCAGCGGATAAAGGCATTGCTCGCCCCGACAAGCTTCATAATCTCAATTTCCTTGCGACGAGAAAAAACATTCATCTTAATATTTAAAGAAATCAAAATCAGGGAGGCAATGGCAAACAATCCTACCACCGTTGTTCCTGCCCAGCGGAGCCACTTGGTAAACTTCAGCAAGGGCTCTACTAAGTTTTTACCATAAACCACATTATCCACACCGGTTAGCTCAGTAATCTGGCCGGCCACATTTTCTACCTGCTGGGGGTCCACCACATGGACGGTATATTTATCCGGAAAAGGGTTCGTATCTCCTAAATCCGCTGCAATGGTGGTGGAATTCAGGGAGCCGGTAAAATTCTTCAAAGCCTGGTCCTTGGGAACAAACTCAATGGTATCCACTCCTGCCAGGTCTGTGAGCCTCTCACCCAAAGCCTTGACATCCGCGGAATTCAAATCATCCTGGGCAAATACAGCAATCTCCAGTTCGGATTCAAAGTTCGAAGCCAGGTTAGAGGCATTGAGCAAGAAAAACACCGACGCCCCCAAAATGACCATAGAAATCATCACGGTCAGCACTGAAGCAATACTTAGCCATACATTTCTGCGAATAGAGTTGAATACTTCACGAAATATGTATTCTACAGAGTTAAGTGCCATATCCGTAAGCCCCCTGCTTCTGATCACGTGCAACTTTGCCATCTTCAATCGTTATGACACGCTTCTGCATTTGATCGACGATATCCCGGGCATGGGTGGCCATCACAATCGTCGTCCCTCGACGATTAATATTATAAAGAAGCTCCATAATCTCCCAGGCAGTCTCCGAGTCCAGATTGCCCGTAGGTTCATCCGCGACTAAAAGGGAGGGATTATTGACAATGGCTCTGGCTACAGAAACCCTCTGCTGCTCCCCTCCGGATAACTCATGGGGAAAGGCTTTCTCTTTATTGGCTAAACCCACAAGCTCCAGAGCCTTTTTGGTCCGACTCTTAACCTCCCGATTGCCGACACCGATGACCTCCAAGGCAAAGGCTACATTTTCAAAGGCCGTTTTATTCGGTAAAAGGCGAAAATCCTGAAAAACAACGCCAATATTTCTGCGCAAATGGGGCACTTCCCGTTCCCGCATCCGAATCATACTTTTCCCATTCATGGTCACTTGACCGCGGGTGGGCAATTCCTCACGGTAGAGCAAGCGGATCAGGGTGGATTTCCCTGCACCACTGGGTCCTACCAGAAAAACGAACTCCCCTTTGTC
This genomic stretch from Desulfitobacterium chlororespirans DSM 11544 harbors:
- the ftsX gene encoding permease-like cell division protein FtsX; protein product: MALNSVEYIFREVFNSIRRNVWLSIASVLTVMISMVILGASVFFLLNASNLASNFESELEIAVFAQDDLNSADVKALGERLTDLAGVDTIEFVPKDQALKNFTGSLNSTTIAADLGDTNPFPDKYTVHVVDPQQVENVAGQITELTGVDNVVYGKNLVEPLLKFTKWLRWAGTTVVGLFAIASLILISLNIKMNVFSRRKEIEIMKLVGASNAFIRWPFILEGMFLGLVGGLLAILLVGFGYDWLADYIQTTLAFMPVVNETELIGKVLGSIVLLGMGIGAAGSVISLRRFLKV
- the uvrA gene encoding excinuclease ABC subunit UvrA, whose protein sequence is MTQNFIKVRGARAHNLKNINVDIPRDQLVVVTGLSGSGKSSLAFDTIYAEGQRRYVESLSAYARMFLGQMDKPDVDYIEGLSPAISIDQKTTNRNPRSTVGTVTEVYDYLRLLYARVGHPHCPQCGREISQQTVQQMVDQIMVYPERTKLQILAPLVKGKKGEHVKVLEDARKAGYVRVRVDGENRDLSEEIKLVKNKKHSIEVVVDRIALKPDSAVRLADSLETALKLGEGNVLVDIIDNTEILFSENFACPDCGIALEEISPRLFSFNSPYGACPDCTGLGANLEVDIDLIIPNKNLSLGEGAIVPWAKSQSSYYPAMMAAVSEALGFTMDTPLAELSEEQWKGLLYGIEKPIKYTFMSFFDEKPKIHSGPFEGLIPFFERRYKESTSDYVRTEIENFMSEHDCPACKGKRLKPEALAVTVGELSIDDYTRLPITEALEFITQLQLSEKEQTIARQILKEVRERLGFLVNVGLDYLTLHRAAGTLSGGEAQRIRLATQIGSSLTGVLYVLDEPSIGLHQRDNEKLLTALKHLRDLGNTLLVVEHDEDTMLTADHIIDIGPGAGAHGGKIIAEGKIEEIKANAESITGQYLNGTRRIPVPAERRKLNGKWLEVKGARENNLKNINVRIPLGVFNVVTGVSGSGKSTLVNEIVYKTLATKLNKATKLRAGLHKVVEGLEHLDKVIDIDQSPIGRSPRSNPATYTGVFDYIRELFSHTPEAKMRGYATGRFSFNVKGGRCEACKGDGIIKIEMHFLPDVYVPCEVCRGARYNRETLEVKYKGKSIAEILDMTVDEAVEFFQAVPRILRKMQTLQDVGLGYIRLGQPATTLSGGEAQRIKLATELSRRSTGKTIYILDEPTTGLHMADVDRLLEVLHRLVDGGDTVLVIEHNLDVIKTADYLIDLGPEGGNGGGRVVVTGTPEEVAACPTSYTGKFLKKYLS
- a CDS encoding sugar ABC transporter substrate-binding protein, with product MKKVLSMIIVLLLSMALTGCNMQSLLGGLMGSKEKTSSKSSQQEEKKIIAVALNQDDPNKDMFLLGIQELAEKEELEVKVLTSKEEGDANALKDAKVLIVQAGEQSFLKEAEKGDIPILALNGLPPGVKAKGVILPDPDQAGKLMAQQIQGKVSEGQVVYLQGEAEDAVAQMNVAAFKQELAKNPKITVHSITNPPESETIAMQSLMEHLQKNPGQVKAICAKNEKLLALAYELLRSMQLTDKVQLMGGQANSKSLQRIAAGSQIADIDTSPYVQGVNAFQWAQKLMDKQSVDITQSITGDQGEVAAKIIPVKTVTTENLALIQKSYAKAAEAQKEMEKKKSESQAKGSESQGKQKSTEKSSNGNSGKGQSGEGKDGESKEKNQEGSSSAQGQSGGQGVMPEGVSKVTEKVHTEILREYLDEKGNVLGTEKNANDQVRTIPPEMLLKEQQQQQQQQQQGGQGQQGEGQDKQQGGNSSDQAKQGE
- a CDS encoding murein hydrolase activator EnvC family protein; the encoded protein is MTKRRGLIALLLTTVLLAGSVIPLQAGELEDAIKEQRDLQKKGEQARNQLNNLTYSADKLQNQIKNLATQITVASNSLSEKQIAYNQAVEAVNQSEQELKQREEDLAKRQEVLRNRVKEIYQIGQVSYLEILFEAENLSDFITRLEYFNRLVDNDQKILADIGLEKARIEEETKVLEAHRDEAAKLKAEAEQAKKELDAKKKEHQVALDSNKKAQNDIFEQIAQMEADSNAIAEKIRKLTSNSGVVHGTISTYPLPGYYEISSAYGWRIHPITKQKSLHTGVDLPAPTGTKVLAAGNGEVIMAGWYGAYGNAVIVDHGGGYTTLYGHNSKLAAKVGDMVQAGDLISYVGSTGWSTGPHLHFEVRINGETTDPMQFFR
- the uvrB gene encoding excinuclease ABC subunit UvrB codes for the protein MEFCLRAPYKPSGDQPQAIDALVESIHSGRRHQTLLGVTGSGKTFTMANIIEKVQRPTLILAHNKTLAAQLYTEFKEFFPENAVEYFVSYYDYYQPEAYVPSSDTYIEKDSSINDEIDKMRHSATAALFERRDVIVVASVSCIYGLGSPEEYRDLMVSLRQGQEIDRNDILKKLISIQYDRNDLAFERGTFRVRGDVVEVHPAGSSEHAVRIEMFGDEIEHIYEINVLTGEILGERRHVSIFPNSHYVTARDKVLVAAENIEKELEEQLKRFKDEDKLLEAQRLEQRTRYDLEMLREMGFCNGVENYSRHLTFREAGETPYTLLHFFPEDYLMMIDESHVTLPQVRGMYEGDRSRKTTLVDYGFRLPSALDNRPLKFAEFETMVPQRVYISATPGPYELEHCPQIVEQIIRPTGLLDPEISVRPTKGQIDDLIGEINQRIARDERVLVTTLTKKMAEDLTDYLKNLNMAVKYLHSDITTLERVEILRELRLGDIDVIVGINLLREGLDLPEVSLVAILDADKEGFLRAERSLIQTIGRAARNAQGKVIMYADQMTRSMEVAIGETNRRRAIQEAHNEKHGITPQTIRKKIYEIPEATKVAEKKAAYGSKMPAEELAELLKSLEQEMRLAAKDMDFERAAEIRDAMIELKGEENKYKRPTQGRARKREAAAPAVRKSAPRKRGG
- a CDS encoding S41 family peptidase, with the translated sequence MDLQESRWKEYLKNLGWVLAIGCLIFTVVVGGFIVTNLDHLGRLARVVKLVESDYLEEVSVDTLIEGATKGIVDSLGDPYSSYMNAQENEELMQQIEGKFGGVGIILSLKDPQKLVVLRPIKNTPAAKAGLQPGDVIIKIDEVDATTIDQEKAVSLMRGNPGTKVTLVVYRESIKQNVTVPLTRENIAVPTVEGLALPGNTDIAYIGISQFSSHTALELNEVLRNMDISKYKGMILDLRYNHGGELESAVGVASYFVQPGPIVYIVDKGGNAVTKASEGNYLGIPFVVLVNEESASAAEIVSGAIKDRGTGTLVGTKTFGKGIVQTIYQLDRGTSVKLTTAKYLTPNKIDIHKKGIEPDVEVKLKDGEEATLSPTTKTFDTQLTEALKVLRQQIK